A genomic stretch from Astatotilapia calliptera chromosome 4, fAstCal1.2, whole genome shotgun sequence includes:
- the LOC113021312 gene encoding oxysterol-binding protein-related protein 7-like isoform X2, protein MQRYSHYIAPMDPQVCPPPLSSSQSVISGLDKSPASTFRPGHSRSSSTGSGKHSKQSRHWEVVDDLQHADRGLVPGSSGDLSIPGICEGYLMKRRKYPLKGWHKRYFLLEKGILKYSKTQQDIQRGKLHGSLDISMAVMSVNKKTKRIDLDAGDNLYHLKAKSHDIFYIWLTKLCAHRVFRKNEAMSVHRGVLHALSLGQSTLPAFSQQSRATIPHYASSASVYHPEMASPAPAVASQPGVTSKVSAWLQQTHDIDATSNELARCQADLTELAQLIQRLNWLEGGYPITNTDLEMRISMQNLSLEKPKKKNGRMPGHSRTLSRAEAMGGMFTSSHLSTNSTSVQSIPNYVYSQLSNPQVTSPEAKKLHQEICTASQRVHSSLKSIHEVLTLERERLRQAWTGPDMRQNTSQQLATICSTLSELDIQSHLTKVHSLSLSSDSSEESFCTVRPDQRTPSLSRHSNRPPSVADSMAEYFDASEVIVCETSSEAEASDESGLSDITTTSTSEPEEGHSAATLNYRESLNSASHKPRPVPPDTGRRTTLPAPCADNSHIGIMTILYNNIGKDLSRVSMPVALNEPLSLLQRLSEELEYSELLDIASNIDDPYERMVYVAAFSISGYAWASWRNRYKPFNPVLGETYENYREDKGFQYISEQVSHHPPISACHAESENFTFWQDQRWKYKFWGKSVEIISSGLVNVTLPSYGDHYEWNKAVTCIHNVLSQQRSLEHYGEVTIRNTKSDVCTCKITFVKSRYWSSDSSKNEVQGVVLDQAGSVIHRFGGLWHEGIFCDTLPTPKCIWKPNVQPDDYVKFYGFSSYARELNELTSELKAVLPPTDTRFRPDQRLLEEGKIAEADKRKDEVEENQRERRKEMAKKGEEHIPRFFRKSVDEAGREVWLYNGTYWMLRKDPGFANTENLDLW, encoded by the exons ATGCAACGCTACTCTCATTACATTGCACCAATGGACCCTCAGGTTTGTCCACCACCTCTCAGTAGCAGCCAGTCAGTGATTAGTGGCCTTGACAAATCCCCAGCAAGCACTTTCAGACCTGGCCACTCACGGAGCAGCAGCACAGGTTCTGGCAAGCACTCAAaacag TCTCGTCACTGGGAGGTAGTGGATGACTTGCAGCATGCTGACAGGGGCTTGGTTCCAGGGTCATCTGGAGACCTCAGTATTCCTGGGATCTGTGAGGGCTACTTgatgaaaaggagaaaatatccgCTCAAAGGCTGGCACAAA AGGTACTTTCTGTTGGAGAAAGGCATTCTCAAGTACTCAAAGACCCAGCAAGAT ATTCAAAGAGGGAAGCTGCATGGCTCTCTGGACATCAGCATGGCTGTCATGTCTGTGAATAAGAAGACCAAACGCATAGACCTGGATGCTGGAGACAACCTGTATCACCTCAAG GCAAAAAGTCACGACATTTTCTACATCTGGTTGACCAAGCTGTGTGCCCATCGTGTGTTCAGAAAAAATGAGGCCATGAGTGTCCACCGTGGTGTGCTTCATGCGCTTTCTTTGGGACAGAGCACTCTCCCGGCTTTCTCTCAGCAAAGCAGAGCAACA ATTCCTCACTATGCCAGCTCTGCATCGGTGTACCATCCAGAGATGGCAAGTCCTGCCCCAGCTGTTGCCAGTCAACCAGGTGTGACCAGCAAGGTATCAGCTTGGCTGCAGCAGACCCACGACATAGATGCAACCTCCAATG AACTGGCTCGTTGTCAGGCAGATCTGACAGAACTGGCTCAACTTATCCAGAGACTGAATTGGCTGGAAGGAGGCTACCCTATCACTAACACAGACCTGGAGATGCGAATCAGCATGCAG AATCTCTCCCTGGAAAAACCCAAGAAAAAGAATGGGCGAATGCCGGGTCACTCCAGGACTCTGTCTCGTGCTGAGGCCATGGGGGGAATG TTCACTTCCAGTCATCTGAGCACAAATTCCACTTCTGTACAGTCCATTCCAAACTACGTCTACTCTCAGCTGTCCAATCCTCAAGTCACCTCACCTGAAGCTAAGAAGCTCCACCAGGAGATCTGCACTGCTTCTCAGAGAG TTCACAGTTCTCTGAAGTCCATTCATGAGGTTTTGACCTTGGAGCGTGAGAGACTGAGGCAAGCCTGGACCGGCCCAGACATGCGGCAGAACACCTCACAGCAGCTCGCTACCATCTGTAGCACATTGTCTGAG CTTGATATACAGTCCCATCTGACCAAAGTCCATTCGCTTTCCCTGTCCTCTGACTCTTCTGAAGAATCCTTCTGCACTGTCCGTCCAGACCAG AGAACGCCTTCCTTAAGTCGTCACAGTAACCGtccaccttcagtggcagattcTATGGCAGAGTATTTTGATGCTAGCGAGGTAATAGTGTGCGAGACTTCGTCAGAGGCCGAGGCTTCTGATGAATCGGGCCTGAGTGACATTACCACCACTAGCACATCAGAGCCTGAAGAAGGACATT CTGCTGCTACTCTTAACTACAGAGAAAGTTTGAACAGCGCAAGTCACAAGCCACGGCCAGTGCCTCCTGATACTG GTCGTCGCACTACCCTGCCTGCCCCCTGCGCAGACAACAGCCACATTGGCATTATGACCATCCTCTACAACAACATTGGCAAGGATCTGTCCAGAGTGTCTATGCCAGTTGCTCTCAATGAGCCACTCTCATTGCTGCAGAGGCTCAGTGAAGAACTGGAGTACTCTGAGCTGCTGGACATTGCCAGCAACATTGATGATCCATATGAGAGGATG gtttATGTAGCAGCATTCTCCATCTCTGGTTATGCCTGGGCATCCTGGAGGAATCGTTACAAACCCTTCAACCCTGTCCTGGGTGAAACGTATGAGAATTACAGAGAAGACAAAGGATTCCAATACATTAGTGAACAG GTCAGTCACCATCCACCCATCTCTGCTTGCCATGCAGAGTCAGAAAACTTCACTTTCTGGCaag ATCAGAGATGGAAGTACAAGTTTTGGGGCAAGTCTGTGGAGATCATCTCTTCTGGACTGGTTAATGTTACCCTACCCAG ttatgGTGATCACTATGAATGGAATAAGGCCGTTACATGTATCCACAATGTCCTGAGTCAGCAACGCTCTTTGGAGCACTATGGTGAGGTGACCAtcagaaacacaaagagtgatGTGTGCACCTGCAAGATTACCTTTGTCAAG TCCCGCTACTGGAGCTCGGACAGCAGTAAGAATGAGGTGCAGGGTGTGGTTTTGGACCAGGCTGGGTCAGTGATTCATCGTTTCGGAGGTCTCTGGCATGAAGGCATTTTCTGTGATACACTACCTACACCAAAATGTATCTGGAAACCCA ATGTACAGCCTGATGACTATGTCAAGTTCTATGGCTTCTCAAGTTATGCCAGGGAACTTAATGAACTGACTTCAGAATTGAAGGCTGTCCTTCCACCTACGGACACACGTTTCAGACCGGACCAGAG GCTCCTGGAGGAGGGAAAAATAGCAGAAGCAGATAAAAGGAAGGATGAGGTGGAGGAGAACCAAAGGGAAAGGAGGAAAGAAATGGCCAAGAAAGGGGAGGAACACATCCCCAGGTTCTTCAG AAAATCGGTGGATGAAGCTGGCAGAGAGGTGTGGCTGTACAATGGGACATACTGGATGCTCCGCAAAGACCCTGGCTTTGCCAATACTGAAAATCTGGATCTGTGGTAG
- the LOC113021312 gene encoding oxysterol-binding protein-related protein 6-like isoform X3 has protein sequence MQRYSHYIAPMDPQVCPPPLSSSQSVISGLDKSPASTFRPGHSRSSSTGSGKHSKQSRHWEVVDDLQHADRGLVPGSSGDLSIPGICEGYLMKRRKYPLKGWHKRYFLLEKGILKYSKTQQDIQRGKLHGSLDISMAVMSVNKKTKRIDLDAGDNLYHLKAKSHDIFYIWLTKLCAHRVFRKNEAMSVHRGVLHALSLGQSTLPAFSQQSRATIPHYASSASVYHPEMASPAPAVASQPGVTSKVSAWLQQTHDIDATSNELARCQADLTELAQLIQRLNWLEGGYPITNTDLEMRISMQNLSLEKPKKKNGRMPGHSRTLSRAEAMGGMQFTSSHLSTNSTSVQSIPNYVYSQLSNPQVTSPEAKKLHQEICTASQRVHSSLKSIHEVLTLERERLRQAWTGPDMRQNTSQQLATICSTLSERTPSLSRHSNRPPSVADSMAEYFDASEVIVCETSSEAEASDESGLSDITTTSTSEPEEGHSAATLNYRESLNSASHKPRPVPPDTGRRTTLPAPCADNSHIGIMTILYNNIGKDLSRVSMPVALNEPLSLLQRLSEELEYSELLDIASNIDDPYERMVYVAAFSISGYAWASWRNRYKPFNPVLGETYENYREDKGFQYISEQVSHHPPISACHAESENFTFWQDQRWKYKFWGKSVEIISSGLVNVTLPSYGDHYEWNKAVTCIHNVLSQQRSLEHYGEVTIRNTKSDVCTCKITFVKSRYWSSDSSKNEVQGVVLDQAGSVIHRFGGLWHEGIFCDTLPTPKCIWKPNVQPDDYVKFYGFSSYARELNELTSELKAVLPPTDTRFRPDQRLLEEGKIAEADKRKDEVEENQRERRKEMAKKGEEHIPRFFRKSVDEAGREVWLYNGTYWMLRKDPGFANTENLDLW, from the exons ATGCAACGCTACTCTCATTACATTGCACCAATGGACCCTCAGGTTTGTCCACCACCTCTCAGTAGCAGCCAGTCAGTGATTAGTGGCCTTGACAAATCCCCAGCAAGCACTTTCAGACCTGGCCACTCACGGAGCAGCAGCACAGGTTCTGGCAAGCACTCAAaacag TCTCGTCACTGGGAGGTAGTGGATGACTTGCAGCATGCTGACAGGGGCTTGGTTCCAGGGTCATCTGGAGACCTCAGTATTCCTGGGATCTGTGAGGGCTACTTgatgaaaaggagaaaatatccgCTCAAAGGCTGGCACAAA AGGTACTTTCTGTTGGAGAAAGGCATTCTCAAGTACTCAAAGACCCAGCAAGAT ATTCAAAGAGGGAAGCTGCATGGCTCTCTGGACATCAGCATGGCTGTCATGTCTGTGAATAAGAAGACCAAACGCATAGACCTGGATGCTGGAGACAACCTGTATCACCTCAAG GCAAAAAGTCACGACATTTTCTACATCTGGTTGACCAAGCTGTGTGCCCATCGTGTGTTCAGAAAAAATGAGGCCATGAGTGTCCACCGTGGTGTGCTTCATGCGCTTTCTTTGGGACAGAGCACTCTCCCGGCTTTCTCTCAGCAAAGCAGAGCAACA ATTCCTCACTATGCCAGCTCTGCATCGGTGTACCATCCAGAGATGGCAAGTCCTGCCCCAGCTGTTGCCAGTCAACCAGGTGTGACCAGCAAGGTATCAGCTTGGCTGCAGCAGACCCACGACATAGATGCAACCTCCAATG AACTGGCTCGTTGTCAGGCAGATCTGACAGAACTGGCTCAACTTATCCAGAGACTGAATTGGCTGGAAGGAGGCTACCCTATCACTAACACAGACCTGGAGATGCGAATCAGCATGCAG AATCTCTCCCTGGAAAAACCCAAGAAAAAGAATGGGCGAATGCCGGGTCACTCCAGGACTCTGTCTCGTGCTGAGGCCATGGGGGGAATG CAGTTCACTTCCAGTCATCTGAGCACAAATTCCACTTCTGTACAGTCCATTCCAAACTACGTCTACTCTCAGCTGTCCAATCCTCAAGTCACCTCACCTGAAGCTAAGAAGCTCCACCAGGAGATCTGCACTGCTTCTCAGAGAG TTCACAGTTCTCTGAAGTCCATTCATGAGGTTTTGACCTTGGAGCGTGAGAGACTGAGGCAAGCCTGGACCGGCCCAGACATGCGGCAGAACACCTCACAGCAGCTCGCTACCATCTGTAGCACATTGTCTGAG AGAACGCCTTCCTTAAGTCGTCACAGTAACCGtccaccttcagtggcagattcTATGGCAGAGTATTTTGATGCTAGCGAGGTAATAGTGTGCGAGACTTCGTCAGAGGCCGAGGCTTCTGATGAATCGGGCCTGAGTGACATTACCACCACTAGCACATCAGAGCCTGAAGAAGGACATT CTGCTGCTACTCTTAACTACAGAGAAAGTTTGAACAGCGCAAGTCACAAGCCACGGCCAGTGCCTCCTGATACTG GTCGTCGCACTACCCTGCCTGCCCCCTGCGCAGACAACAGCCACATTGGCATTATGACCATCCTCTACAACAACATTGGCAAGGATCTGTCCAGAGTGTCTATGCCAGTTGCTCTCAATGAGCCACTCTCATTGCTGCAGAGGCTCAGTGAAGAACTGGAGTACTCTGAGCTGCTGGACATTGCCAGCAACATTGATGATCCATATGAGAGGATG gtttATGTAGCAGCATTCTCCATCTCTGGTTATGCCTGGGCATCCTGGAGGAATCGTTACAAACCCTTCAACCCTGTCCTGGGTGAAACGTATGAGAATTACAGAGAAGACAAAGGATTCCAATACATTAGTGAACAG GTCAGTCACCATCCACCCATCTCTGCTTGCCATGCAGAGTCAGAAAACTTCACTTTCTGGCaag ATCAGAGATGGAAGTACAAGTTTTGGGGCAAGTCTGTGGAGATCATCTCTTCTGGACTGGTTAATGTTACCCTACCCAG ttatgGTGATCACTATGAATGGAATAAGGCCGTTACATGTATCCACAATGTCCTGAGTCAGCAACGCTCTTTGGAGCACTATGGTGAGGTGACCAtcagaaacacaaagagtgatGTGTGCACCTGCAAGATTACCTTTGTCAAG TCCCGCTACTGGAGCTCGGACAGCAGTAAGAATGAGGTGCAGGGTGTGGTTTTGGACCAGGCTGGGTCAGTGATTCATCGTTTCGGAGGTCTCTGGCATGAAGGCATTTTCTGTGATACACTACCTACACCAAAATGTATCTGGAAACCCA ATGTACAGCCTGATGACTATGTCAAGTTCTATGGCTTCTCAAGTTATGCCAGGGAACTTAATGAACTGACTTCAGAATTGAAGGCTGTCCTTCCACCTACGGACACACGTTTCAGACCGGACCAGAG GCTCCTGGAGGAGGGAAAAATAGCAGAAGCAGATAAAAGGAAGGATGAGGTGGAGGAGAACCAAAGGGAAAGGAGGAAAGAAATGGCCAAGAAAGGGGAGGAACACATCCCCAGGTTCTTCAG AAAATCGGTGGATGAAGCTGGCAGAGAGGTGTGGCTGTACAATGGGACATACTGGATGCTCCGCAAAGACCCTGGCTTTGCCAATACTGAAAATCTGGATCTGTGGTAG
- the LOC113021312 gene encoding oxysterol-binding protein-related protein 7-like isoform X1: MQRYSHYIAPMDPQVCPPPLSSSQSVISGLDKSPASTFRPGHSRSSSTGSGKHSKQSRHWEVVDDLQHADRGLVPGSSGDLSIPGICEGYLMKRRKYPLKGWHKRYFLLEKGILKYSKTQQDIQRGKLHGSLDISMAVMSVNKKTKRIDLDAGDNLYHLKAKSHDIFYIWLTKLCAHRVFRKNEAMSVHRGVLHALSLGQSTLPAFSQQSRATIPHYASSASVYHPEMASPAPAVASQPGVTSKVSAWLQQTHDIDATSNELARCQADLTELAQLIQRLNWLEGGYPITNTDLEMRISMQNLSLEKPKKKNGRMPGHSRTLSRAEAMGGMQFTSSHLSTNSTSVQSIPNYVYSQLSNPQVTSPEAKKLHQEICTASQRVHSSLKSIHEVLTLERERLRQAWTGPDMRQNTSQQLATICSTLSELDIQSHLTKVHSLSLSSDSSEESFCTVRPDQRTPSLSRHSNRPPSVADSMAEYFDASEVIVCETSSEAEASDESGLSDITTTSTSEPEEGHSAATLNYRESLNSASHKPRPVPPDTGRRTTLPAPCADNSHIGIMTILYNNIGKDLSRVSMPVALNEPLSLLQRLSEELEYSELLDIASNIDDPYERMVYVAAFSISGYAWASWRNRYKPFNPVLGETYENYREDKGFQYISEQVSHHPPISACHAESENFTFWQDQRWKYKFWGKSVEIISSGLVNVTLPSYGDHYEWNKAVTCIHNVLSQQRSLEHYGEVTIRNTKSDVCTCKITFVKSRYWSSDSSKNEVQGVVLDQAGSVIHRFGGLWHEGIFCDTLPTPKCIWKPNVQPDDYVKFYGFSSYARELNELTSELKAVLPPTDTRFRPDQRLLEEGKIAEADKRKDEVEENQRERRKEMAKKGEEHIPRFFRKSVDEAGREVWLYNGTYWMLRKDPGFANTENLDLW; this comes from the exons ATGCAACGCTACTCTCATTACATTGCACCAATGGACCCTCAGGTTTGTCCACCACCTCTCAGTAGCAGCCAGTCAGTGATTAGTGGCCTTGACAAATCCCCAGCAAGCACTTTCAGACCTGGCCACTCACGGAGCAGCAGCACAGGTTCTGGCAAGCACTCAAaacag TCTCGTCACTGGGAGGTAGTGGATGACTTGCAGCATGCTGACAGGGGCTTGGTTCCAGGGTCATCTGGAGACCTCAGTATTCCTGGGATCTGTGAGGGCTACTTgatgaaaaggagaaaatatccgCTCAAAGGCTGGCACAAA AGGTACTTTCTGTTGGAGAAAGGCATTCTCAAGTACTCAAAGACCCAGCAAGAT ATTCAAAGAGGGAAGCTGCATGGCTCTCTGGACATCAGCATGGCTGTCATGTCTGTGAATAAGAAGACCAAACGCATAGACCTGGATGCTGGAGACAACCTGTATCACCTCAAG GCAAAAAGTCACGACATTTTCTACATCTGGTTGACCAAGCTGTGTGCCCATCGTGTGTTCAGAAAAAATGAGGCCATGAGTGTCCACCGTGGTGTGCTTCATGCGCTTTCTTTGGGACAGAGCACTCTCCCGGCTTTCTCTCAGCAAAGCAGAGCAACA ATTCCTCACTATGCCAGCTCTGCATCGGTGTACCATCCAGAGATGGCAAGTCCTGCCCCAGCTGTTGCCAGTCAACCAGGTGTGACCAGCAAGGTATCAGCTTGGCTGCAGCAGACCCACGACATAGATGCAACCTCCAATG AACTGGCTCGTTGTCAGGCAGATCTGACAGAACTGGCTCAACTTATCCAGAGACTGAATTGGCTGGAAGGAGGCTACCCTATCACTAACACAGACCTGGAGATGCGAATCAGCATGCAG AATCTCTCCCTGGAAAAACCCAAGAAAAAGAATGGGCGAATGCCGGGTCACTCCAGGACTCTGTCTCGTGCTGAGGCCATGGGGGGAATG CAGTTCACTTCCAGTCATCTGAGCACAAATTCCACTTCTGTACAGTCCATTCCAAACTACGTCTACTCTCAGCTGTCCAATCCTCAAGTCACCTCACCTGAAGCTAAGAAGCTCCACCAGGAGATCTGCACTGCTTCTCAGAGAG TTCACAGTTCTCTGAAGTCCATTCATGAGGTTTTGACCTTGGAGCGTGAGAGACTGAGGCAAGCCTGGACCGGCCCAGACATGCGGCAGAACACCTCACAGCAGCTCGCTACCATCTGTAGCACATTGTCTGAG CTTGATATACAGTCCCATCTGACCAAAGTCCATTCGCTTTCCCTGTCCTCTGACTCTTCTGAAGAATCCTTCTGCACTGTCCGTCCAGACCAG AGAACGCCTTCCTTAAGTCGTCACAGTAACCGtccaccttcagtggcagattcTATGGCAGAGTATTTTGATGCTAGCGAGGTAATAGTGTGCGAGACTTCGTCAGAGGCCGAGGCTTCTGATGAATCGGGCCTGAGTGACATTACCACCACTAGCACATCAGAGCCTGAAGAAGGACATT CTGCTGCTACTCTTAACTACAGAGAAAGTTTGAACAGCGCAAGTCACAAGCCACGGCCAGTGCCTCCTGATACTG GTCGTCGCACTACCCTGCCTGCCCCCTGCGCAGACAACAGCCACATTGGCATTATGACCATCCTCTACAACAACATTGGCAAGGATCTGTCCAGAGTGTCTATGCCAGTTGCTCTCAATGAGCCACTCTCATTGCTGCAGAGGCTCAGTGAAGAACTGGAGTACTCTGAGCTGCTGGACATTGCCAGCAACATTGATGATCCATATGAGAGGATG gtttATGTAGCAGCATTCTCCATCTCTGGTTATGCCTGGGCATCCTGGAGGAATCGTTACAAACCCTTCAACCCTGTCCTGGGTGAAACGTATGAGAATTACAGAGAAGACAAAGGATTCCAATACATTAGTGAACAG GTCAGTCACCATCCACCCATCTCTGCTTGCCATGCAGAGTCAGAAAACTTCACTTTCTGGCaag ATCAGAGATGGAAGTACAAGTTTTGGGGCAAGTCTGTGGAGATCATCTCTTCTGGACTGGTTAATGTTACCCTACCCAG ttatgGTGATCACTATGAATGGAATAAGGCCGTTACATGTATCCACAATGTCCTGAGTCAGCAACGCTCTTTGGAGCACTATGGTGAGGTGACCAtcagaaacacaaagagtgatGTGTGCACCTGCAAGATTACCTTTGTCAAG TCCCGCTACTGGAGCTCGGACAGCAGTAAGAATGAGGTGCAGGGTGTGGTTTTGGACCAGGCTGGGTCAGTGATTCATCGTTTCGGAGGTCTCTGGCATGAAGGCATTTTCTGTGATACACTACCTACACCAAAATGTATCTGGAAACCCA ATGTACAGCCTGATGACTATGTCAAGTTCTATGGCTTCTCAAGTTATGCCAGGGAACTTAATGAACTGACTTCAGAATTGAAGGCTGTCCTTCCACCTACGGACACACGTTTCAGACCGGACCAGAG GCTCCTGGAGGAGGGAAAAATAGCAGAAGCAGATAAAAGGAAGGATGAGGTGGAGGAGAACCAAAGGGAAAGGAGGAAAGAAATGGCCAAGAAAGGGGAGGAACACATCCCCAGGTTCTTCAG AAAATCGGTGGATGAAGCTGGCAGAGAGGTGTGGCTGTACAATGGGACATACTGGATGCTCCGCAAAGACCCTGGCTTTGCCAATACTGAAAATCTGGATCTGTGGTAG